The Alphaproteobacteria bacterium nucleotide sequence AGCATCCGTAAACCATTTGGCAGCCCATCGCTTTCGCCCTATTCTGCGCCACCCATGCGCCGCAAGATATTGACGAGGCAAGCTTGAATCGCAAGGAACGCCGGCGAGCCGTCAGGCAGAAGCCGAGCGCTCCTGTGCCGCCGCCCGGAGCTTCTGCCGCCCCAGGCGGCACAGGCCATATTCTCCAGCAAGGAATCGAACTTCTTCAGGCGGGCCGCGTCTCCGAAGCGGAGGCGCTTTATCGGCGCGTGCTTGCAATCGATCCCAAAGAACCCGACGCAACTCACCTTCTCGGGTTGATCGCGCATCAAAAAGGTCAAAATGAAACGGCGATCGAGTTGATCGGAAAAGCCATCGCGCTCGACGGACGGGTAGCCGCCTATCATGCCAATCTCGGGGAGGCATATCGGGCACTCGGGCAAATGGACGATGCGATCCGTAGCCACCGGCGGGCACTCGAACTTCGCCCGGACCTCGCATCCGCCCATTACGGGCTCGGCACGGCGCTGCTTGAAAAGGGATCCTACGAGGAGGCCGCCACAGAGCTCAAACGCGTGGCCGTGTTCGATCCCCAAGATGCCGAGGCGCACCTCAGTCTCGGGATCGCCCTTTCGAGGCTCGGCCGCCTTGATGAGGCAATTTCCTTTCTCGATCGCGCCGTCAAGCTGCGCGCGCAACTTGGCGAGGCGCACCTTAATCTCGGCGTGGTCCTCCACGCGAAAGGCGATTTGCGCGGCGGGTACACGGCGCTTGCCCGTGCCGTTGAACTTATGCCCGACCTCGCGGAAGCTCATTACCGCATCGCGCGCGTTCTTGTGGCGCTCGAATATTTTGCTGAAGCGATCAGCGCTTTCCGTGAGGCAGTACGGTTGCAACCGCAGTCGCTTCATATTCAGCTCGAGCTTGCGGAGGCTCTACGCCTCTACCGCCACATTCCCGAATCGATCGAAATCTATGAGCGCTTGAGCAAGTTTCATCCCGCTTTATCCGATCCGCTCAACGGCATCGGCCTTGGCCTTCTGGAGCAAGGCGATTTCGAGGGTGCGCGGCGCATGTTCGATAGAGCACTCGCGCTCGATCCAAGCTCCGCCGATATCCATTTCAACATTGGGTTTTCCTATCAGCTTCAAGGTCGATTCGAGGAGGCACGAGGGTGGCACGAAAGGACCCTCGCCCTCCAGCCGGATCACGCGGTAGCGCACTACAATCTCGTGAAGAGCCGCAAGGGAGAGGCGAGCGAAGAGCAGCGGCGTGAAATCGAAAAGGTGCTGCGACTGTCGACACTATCGGCCCGTCAGCGGGCGGCACTCAATTTCGCCCTGGCCAACGTCGACGACGAGCTCGGCGACTACGATGCCGCGTTCGCCGCCTACAAGGAGGCCAACGATCTCAAGAAGGCGACGATGCTCTATGACCCCGAAGAGTATACCGCCTATGTGGATCGCGTAATCGCGACGTTCACGCCGGAACTGTTAGCGGAGAAGTCCGCGTTCGGCAGTGCCTCCAAGCTGCCCGTATTCATAGTCGGCATGCCGCGCTCAGGCACCTCCCTGGTAGAGCAGATCGCCGCAAGTCATCCGCAGGTGCACGGAGCGGGTGAACTCGACGATCTAAGGCGGATCGCGCAGACCCTATCGGCCAATCTCGGTACATCTGCCGCATACCCCGAAGTCGCGCGTCGCCTCGATCGCACCGCAACGCATGCAGCAGCCGAAGCCTACATCGCGGAATTGCGCAAACACTCACCCACGGCCGAGCGTATTACCGACAAGCTGCCGCAAAATTTTCCACGCATCGGCCTTATCCATGTCCTGTTCCCCAAGGCACGGATCGTTCACTGCGCACGCGATCCGCTCGACACCTGCGTATCGTGCTATTTTCAGGAGTTCGCCCACGGCCAGCCCTATGCCTACGACCTCGCTCATCTCGGGCGGCATTATCGTGACTATCTGCGGCTCATGGCCCATTGGCACAAAGTTCTGCCAGGCCGGATACTCGACATCCCCTACGAGGCTCTCATCGCCGACCAGGAAGCCTGGAGCCGCAAGCTGATTTCGTATTTGGATTTGCCGTGGGACGATCGTTGCCTTGCTTTCTATGAGAAGGAACGCCTCGTCCGCACAGCGAGCTTCTGGCAGGTGCGCCAGCCGATCTATGCGTCCTCGATCGGGCGCTGGCGCCGCTATGCAAAGCATCTCGCCCCACTCTTTGACGGCCTGGGCATCGCCCAACCCTCGGATTGAGGCTTCGTTCATTGAATGGACGTTGCGACCTCGGCCGAAGGGGAGCACCCCACAGGGCGCATGACGCCAGCCGCATCGAACTGCGGCGAAATTCGCCGTTATATTAACGCGTTAGCGGGGCCCCGATACTTTCAGCTGATCGGCGCTATAGCTAACCGTTGCATTCGGCGCCGCACTCGACGTATGGCTTGCCAGGGGACTTAACCGCCGGGAACGCGTTACGTCCCGGATGCAACCGGTCGGCCATGCCGTAAGCGGGCGATTTGATGGAAGCTTCTGAAATTTCAACGAATTACGAAACGGCGAAGGCCCTTCATCGGGCGGGCCGGCTGGCCGAGGCCGAGGCGCTCTATCGGGTCATCTTGGCGGCGGAACCGACCCACCCCGATACCCTTCATATGATGGGGGTATTGGCGCTTCAGTCCGGTCAGGCGTCAGCCGCCCTTTTGCCGTTGGAGCGTGCCGTGGCACTGCACAGCCAGAATCCGGCGTTCCACACCACGCTCGGGCAAGCAAGGCTCCACCTCGGCCAACTCGAAGCCGCATTGGGGAGCTTTCGAACCGCAACCGAACTTCAGGTCGATTTTGTCGCGGCCTACTCCCTTGCGGGCTTGGTGCTGCGGCAGATGGGGCGGAATGACGAGGCTCGTGTCGCACTCGAAAAGGCCCTCGCCTTGGAGCCAAACCTCGTTGCAGCGCTGTTCCATCTTGGCGCCATCCTCGATGAACAAGGCAATCGCACCGGTGCTATCGACTGTTACCGACGGGCATTGGCGCTGGCGCCCGATTTTGCCGAAGCTGAACTCAACCTCGGAATCTGCTTGGCACAGGTCGATGATGTGGCGGAAGCCCTTCCCCATCTCGAACGTGCCGCGGTCCTTCGGCCCGATCTCGCGGATGCGCATGGCGCGCTCGGCAACGCCTTGCTCGAGTCAGGGCAAGGCGAGCGCGCGATCGCCGCCTATCGAAGAGCGCTTGAGATCGAACCGAAATCGGCACTTGTGCTCTTCAATCTTGGAAATGCCTTCCGTGCAGAAGGCCGTTTCGAGGCTGCTTTGATGACGTATCGCGAGGCACTTGCATCGGATCCTCGATTGTCGCAGGCAGCCATCAACGCGGGTGGGGTATTCGACGACCTCCATCGCTATGCCGAGGCAGAACAATGCTATCGCCAGGCGCTAGCGATCGACCCGAACGCGGCCCTCGCGCATGCCGGCCTCAGCCTGGTTCAACGCGCCCAGGGTGCGACTGGCGAAGCCCTGTCCGAGGCCGAACGTAGCGTCGCCCTCGACGCCCAGTTGCCCGAGACTCACACGGCGGTGGGGCTCTGCCAGCAAACGCTCGGAAAATTCGATGCCGCCGCCGCCGCCTTCCGCCGCGCGCTTGCAATCGACCCGCTTCAGCCGGCGGCACTCGTGCAGCTTGCTGTCATGCGGGGGGTTGAACTCAGCGAGGCCGAGCGAACTCAGATCGAGCGAGCGCTGACAAAGCCGAAGCTGCGACTCAAAGATAAAGCGAGTCTTCACTTCGCAATGGGGACGGTCGCCGATGGGCGGGGCGCGTATGACGAGGCCTTCGGGCATTACGCCAAAGCCAATGCGATCAAAGCGGGAATGCACCACTACGATCCCATCCAAATCGAGCGCCACGTCGACGCACTTATCGAAACCTTCGACCGCGCTTTTTTTGAGGTGCGCCGGGACTTCGGCGTCCCTTCCGAACAACCTATTTTCGTGCTTGGCATGCCTCGATCGGGCACCACGCTTGTCGAGCAGATTTTGGCGAGCCATCCTGGAGTGCACGGTGGGGGGGAACTTTCGGCGGCGGATCAATGGATAACCGGTCTCGACCTGTTGCCGACGATAAGAGAAGCGCGCATGGAATATCCAAAATCGACGCGCATTCTCGATCGATCCGCCGCGGAGAGGCTGGCCGGACGCTATCTCGACGAGATCGGTCGAGAGGCCGGTGCGGCACTTCGGATCACCGACAAGCTACCGGCGAATTTCCTGCGCATTGGCCTGATCGCACTTCTGCTGCCGCGCGCCCGCATCATTCATTGCATGCGTGATCCGCTCGACACCTGTCTCTCGTGTTACTTTCAGAACTTCGCCGAACCGATGCCGTTCACCAACACGCTCGACCGCCTCGGTCGATACTACCGCGCCTATGAGCGACTCATGGCCCACTGGCGCAGCGTACTGCCTCAGCGCATGCTCGAAGTGTCGTATGAGGAGCTTGTCGCCGAACCCGACCGGTGGTGTCGTCAAATTCTCGCGCATTGCGCACTCCCTTGGGACGAGGGCGTATTACGCTTCTTTGCGACGGATCGTTCCATCCGTACCGCAAGCGTCTGGCAGGTGCGCCAGCCGATCTACCTGAGCTCGGTCGGACGCTGGAAGCATTATCGGGATCATCTGGCACCGCTCCTCAACGCCCTCGGCCGCGATGCAAATGCCGAATCCGGCCCCAATGCCGCCGCCTAGTGCCAACGCACATTCGGATCACCCGCGAATTTTCGGATTCGCGGCCTTGGCAATCCTCGGAATGGTTCTAGTCGGGCTTTCGGCCTGTGATGAGCCTACTACCAAGCCGGATGGCGCCAAGACGGAGCCCGCCGTCACGCTCGCCTATCCCTACCCGGTCCCCCAGGGCGTCGCATTCGCTGATTACCGGGAGGTGGCCGAGCGGAATGCCTGGGTCTATGTCCGGGTGCGCGTCTATTCCGATGCACCGGAAGATGTGGGAACGGAACGCGGAGCACCACCCGCCTCGACCGCTCTCAGTTTCGCAAGCGGCATTATCGCCGATCGACGCGGCTACGTCGTGACGGCAGCACATGTCGCGAACTCGACGAAGTACAAGGCCGAAGTAATCTTGCTCGACGGCCGACGCTATCTCGGTCGCGTCGTCGCGGTCGAGCGTTCACGTGAGCTTGGCCTCATCAAGATCGAGCCGTTCGATGGCATGCAAGTCGCCCACTTTGCCGATGGCGAAGAACTGCCGACCGGTGAGCCTGCACTCACCATTGGCACGCCGGCGCATCACGGGGGAATCGTGATCGTTGGCACCGTGCTCCGGCACCTCAAAACGCGCATCAGTTACAACGACTATGGCTACGACAACGCCATAGCGCTGGCGATGCGAATTGAGTCGGGCGATTCGGGCGGGCCCGTGCTGGACCGAAATGGACAAGTGGTCGGCATGATCGCAAGCAACTATTCCGCCGATATTGGGCTGGCCGTGCCGTCCGAAGACATTCGGTCCTTCATTCGCGCCCATACGGGTGGATGACGTCGGCGGGTACAGTGACACGTGGATGGCTTGCCTACCATGCGGAAATCGCCCTCGACAAATCCGCGTCGCGCGCCATCTATCGGAAAAGGTTATTCCGGGCTGCCGTATTGTACGGGGTCACGGCGAGGAAATTGGTACGCAACGACGCTCCACCCCCACGTTAGGGCATGGAGCTGTGAGGTTGTCGCATGATTGAAATTCGCCCCTTCGCCAAGCTGGGTCGATTCGAGAACGACTGGCTCAGAGCACGATATCATTTCAGTTTTGCAGAATATTTCGACCCCTCGCGCGTAAGCTTCGGGGCTCTTCGGGTTTGGAATGACGACCGTATTTCGCCCCAAAATGGCTTCCCTCCCCACGGCCATCGCGACATGGAAATCATCACATATATTCGTCGTGGCGCTGTCACGCATGAAGATCACCTTGGCAATCGCGGCCGGACCGAAGCTGGCGACGTACAGGTCATGAGTGCCGGCACCGGCATCGTCCACGCCGAATACAACCTCGAGACCGAACCGACCGAGTTGTTCCAAATTTGGATCGAACCTGCGCAGCGCGGTCTTGCCCCCCGTTGGGGTACGCGCCAATTTCCGAACGACGGGCGCGAGGGAAAATTCATGGTGCTCGCATCCGGCCGATCCGAACACGCGGGCACCGGTGCATTACCCATTAATCAGGATGCCTCGCTGCTTGGCGCCACTGTCGCTACCGGCAAGACGCTCGAGTATCGGCTGGAGCGCGGTCGGCGAGCCTATCTCGTCGCACCGCGCGGGCGGCTCAGCGTCAACGGCGTCGAAGCGGCGGCCCGCGATGGGATCGCCGTTCATGACGAAGAGCGGATCGAGGTAAAGGCGTTTGAAGAGAGCGAAGTGGTGCTGGTCGACGTGCCGTGACTGAGGACGGTGAGGGTAAAATGAGTTGGATCGGCGAAAAGCGATGACCGCGTTCCCGAGTGTGTTCGTCTCCCACGGCGCCCCGACATTGGCGCTTACCCCGTGCCCTGCGCGCGATTTCTTGTCCGGCCTCGGCAAAGACCTTGGCCGCCCGACCGCCATACTTTGCGTATCGGCTCACTGGGAATTGCCGGGGCCGACGGTCAGTGCGGCGGTCGAGCCCGAGACCATTCACGATTTTTACGGGTTCCCCGAACCGCTCTACAACCTTCGCTACCCGGCCGCAGGGGCGCCTGCCCTCGCAGAACGGGTCGGAGGACTCTTGGAGCATGCCGGCTTCGATTGTGCGTCCGATCCGACGCGCGGTCTCGATCACGGCGCCTGGGTCCCGCTACTTCTCATGTACCCGAACGCCGACATACCGGTCGCTCAATTCGCGGTAAACATGCCCCTCGGCCCTGCTCATCATTTCGCCATCGGCCACGCGCTCGAGCCCTTGCGGCGGGAAGGGGTGTTGGTTCTCGGCAGCGGTGGGGCCACACACAATCTCCGAGAGTTCGGTGCCTACCCTATCGACGCCAATCCCTTATCCCATGTCGAAGCATTCGACGCCTGGCTCAAGGCAACGACCGAGGCGGGCAATACGGAATCCCTCATTGAATATCGCAGGACCGCGCCCCATGCCCGCCGCATTCATCCGCGGGAGGAACATTTCCTTCCATTCTTCGTGGCCCTCGGCGCGGGCGGCTTACAAGCGAAGGGCCGCCAGATTCATTCGAGCTTCACCTATTCCGTGCTTTCGATGGCCGCATTCGCATTCGACTGATTGGCTTTCGTCGGCTCATGAAGCGTGACTCCGCGGGCTCCGGGGTGTACGAAGAGCACCCTGAAGGGAAATTCGAGCTTATCTCCTGATGCGCCTGCACCACTTCTGTTCTGCCCTCCTGGTACTGTTTCTTGTCGCCGGAACGGCGTTCGCCCAAGAGACAGCCGATACTCCTCAGCAGCGATTCACCCAAATGGCCGACGGGTGGCGCCAGACGCTCGACCAGGTGCAGGCCGATCTTCACAATGCTGACCTGACGCGCGAACAATTGGACGCACTTCTGGCCAAAGCAAGCGATGTGCTTCAAAGTGCTGGCGCTGCCCGCAGCGCCGTGACGGAGCGACGCAAACCCCTCGCGAATGAACTTACGGCACTTGGCCCGGAACCTGAAAAGGGTCAACCGGTGGAGTCGCTCGACGTCGCGAACCAGCGCCGCCAGCTTCTCATCCAAATCGGGGTCTTCGACGCGCGGCTCAAGCAGGCCGAACTGGCGATCGCCCGGGCCACGGCACTTCAGAGCGGTATCACGCGCCGGAGCAACGCGCTGCTTGCGAAGCGCCTTTTGCTGCGCGAGCCGCCCGTGCTCTCGCTTTCCGTGTTGAGTGCGGCGGCGGGTCAGCTCGGCAGCGTGCTCGCGGCACTCGCCGCGGCACCTGGCGATTGGTGGCAAACAGGTGAGAGCGCCAAGATTAGCCCTGCAAATGCCGGGGGCCTCGCGTTGATCGTGGTGATCGCATTTGGCGCCGCCTGGCCACTTCGGACATGGCTCCTGCGCCGGTTTGGGCGTTCCAACGAAATTGCCGAGCCATCCTATGCGCGGCGGGCACTCGCTGTCGCGGTCGAAGGGTTCGCGCGCGGCATGCTGCCCGCGATCGGACTTTTAGCGGTCACCGGCCTCGTCATGGGTGAGGACATCGCCAATTATCTTTTCGGGCGCATGGTCGGCGGCGCAATCGTCGGTATCGTTTTCTTCTCGGTCACGGCGGCGATTGTCCGTGTGGCCCTATCTCCGGCTGCGCCCAACTGGCGCATCGTGCCCTTGAGTGCTGAGGCTTCACGCTTCATCGCGCATCGGCTCGTGGGTATCGCCGCGATTACCGCAGTCGCACTTGCGATTGGGATCGCCATCGGACAATTCCGCGACGAATCCCGCGAGCTCTTCCGCGTCATTGGCCTCGTTATCGACACGCTCGCGGCGATATTCGCGCTGTCGCTACTTAAGCGCGGCCTTTGGCTGCGCGATGGTGCTGAAACCGAAGCGAAGTCGGCCGTCGAGGGCGAAGCGGAATCCAGGCCCGACGCGAGCAAGAGGCCCTCGTTATTCTGGCCGGTCTTGCGCATCACGATGGCGGCGGCACTCGTCGCCGTACCCTTGCTGGCACTCGTCGGCTATTCCAATCTTGCCACGCACATTATCACGCGGGTTGTGGTCACTGGCCTGCTCGTGGGCGCCATACTCCTCTTCCGCGTACTCGTTCGAGAGGTGTTCGAGGCATTGATTGCGCACGAAAGCGCACGATCGACCCGATTGCGCCGGGCCCTCGCGCTGAGCGACCAAGGCAGCCGCATACTCGTCTTCTGGCTCTGCGCCGCACTCGACGTTATTCTCATTTTGCCGGGCGTGGGACTGGCCTTGCGCGTTTGGGGTGTCCCAAGCAGCTCCATCGGGATCTGGACCGGAAACCTCCTTCACGGAATCGACGTCGGCAATCTTCATTTTTCACTCGGCGACATAGCGCTCGCCGTTATCGTGTTCGTGGGCTTTCTGACGCTCACCCGCGTCTTGCAGCGGCTCCTTAGCGATAAATTTCTTCCCCAAACGCGGCTCGATCCGGGGGTGCGGCACTCGCTCACCGCCATGGTCGGATACCTCGGTTTTGTCTTGGGGGGTGCGTTTGCGGTCTCGGCACTCGGGCTCAATCTTGCCAACCTCGCGATCATCGCGGGTGCTCTGTCGGTCGGCATCGGCTTCGGCCTTCAGAACATCGTCAATAACTTTGTATCGGGCATCATCTTATTGATCGAGCGTCCGATAAAGGTGGGCGACTGGGTGGTTATCGGCCAGCATCAGGGTTATGTGACCCGGATCAGCGTTCGCGCGACTGAGATCGAGACGTTCGAACGTGCTTCGGTGATCGTGCCGAATTCCGAACTGCTATCGAGTGCCGTCGTCAATTGGACGCATCGCGACAAGTACGGACGTGTGGACATCAAGGTCGGCGTCGCCTACGGATCGGACACGGCGAAGGTGCGTGACATCTTGCTTGCCTGTGCGCGCGAAAACCGGCAGATACTCGCGTGGCCGCAACCTTTTGTCCTTTTCAGGAAATTCGGCGGCGATGGCCTCGAGTTCGAACTCCGAGGTTACGTGTCGGACGTCGAGAAAAGCGGCCTCATCTCAAGCGATCTGCATTTCGCGGTCGACAAGGAATTCCGCGCGGCCGGTATCGAAATCCCGTTTGCGCAGCGCGATTTGCGTATCCGCAATGTCGACGAAATTGCACGAGCGATCACGGAATCGAGCGAACGGCACCCGTCAGCACCAAGGTCCGACCAACGAGATAACATCGCGAGCGCCCATCCACCGAGCCGCAGAGGCTGAGGCGCCTGCCCGACATCGGTTGCTCTTGGGGAGCGAGGCCGGCATCCCTGCGCCACATACCCGAGCTCGGGCGGGCAGCGAATGGGAGAACTCAGAGATGCTGGCCGGTAAAGGGGGGCCTATCGCCGAACGCTCGTGTGATGGATCTAAAGTTCCTGTCGTTTTGGTGGCATCCGCGTTTAGGAACCTCAAATCCGAATACCACGCTAGATACAATATATTCCTCGTGTGGCAATGAATCCGAAATTCGCTCACGGCCCCGCACCCAAATATGGCGAATTTCGGATTCGCCAAACGAGTGGCGCCCTCAGAGGTCCATCGTGCGGCGCGCCATTGCCAAGTCCCAAACTTTTTCGCGATCCTCGTCGAAGACGAGCTTGGGATCTTCGCTTATGGTGAACCAATCGCGGCGTTCGAGTTCGGCCTCGAGCTGGCCCGGCGCCCAACCGGCATAGCCGAACGCAACGAGACTCTGCTTCGGACCTTGCTTATGGGCAAGGTCGCGGAGAATCTCGCTGCTCGAGGTCATCGCGACCTTCCCATCCACATCGACGGTGTCTTCCCGATGGTAGTCAGCGCTGTGGACAACGAACCCGATCTCGGGCTGCACAGGCCCACCCGAAAAGATGCGCACGCTGCCCTCGATGCCCTTACTGTCGTCCCCGATCGCGTCGAGAAGGCTCGCAAATGAACGCTCTTCGACCGGGTGGTTGATGACAATGCCGAAAGCGCCTGTCTCGTCGTGGCGGACGATGAGGATGACGGTGTGCGCAAAGCGCGGGTCGCCGATCTCGGGCGCGGCAACGAGCAATTGCCCGGTCAGCGTGTGCGCGGCGGAAGGCTCTTGCGGCGCCGGCATTGCCGCTTGCTGCACCTCTCCCGGTGCTACCAGCATGATAACCGCAAGAAAGGTGTATTTCAGCCAGGACGGGATCGCAGTCAACGTTTCCACCCAACTGCCCGGATCGTCCGGCGGTCAGCATATCAGATTTTAAGCGAAGTCAACTCAGATCTCGATTTGACCACCGAGTTCGATTACGCGATTGGTCGGGATGCGGAAGAAATCAGTGACGCCAATCATCGAGTTCGAGAGGAAAATGAATAGTTCTTGACGCCAACGAGCGAGCGGGGACCGCTTCGCCTTCACGATCTTTTCCCGACCGACGAAAAACGACGTTTCCATCAGGTTGAACCGAAACTGCAAGGCGCGGCACTGGGCGAGCGCCCTTGGGATATTCGGCTCTTCCATAAAGCCGTAGCGGAGCACGACACTATGGAAATTGTGGTCGAAATGCCGGATTTCGACGCGCTGGTCCTCGGGAACGCGCGGAATATCCTCAGTTTGCACGTTCATCAGGACGACTCTGTCATGCAGGACCCTGTTGTGCTTGAGGTTGTGGAGGAGGGCCGTCGGAACGTAAGCGATATTTGCGGTCATGAAGATTGCAGTCCCCGGAACGCGTTCGGGATGACCTGGGCGGATCGATTTGAGGAACGTCTCAAGCGGCAACGCGTCCTTGACACGCTGGGCGATCAGGACACCGCGCCCTCGCATCCAGGTCGACATCAACGAGTAGACGAACAATGCGACGACAAGCGGAAACCACCCGCCCTGCTCGACTTTCAGCATGTTCGCGCCGAAGAAGAGGAGATCGACCGTGAGCAGAAATATGAACAGCGGCGTGGCAATCAACGGGTTCCACCCGAGGACACCGACCGTATAGACGTACGCGAGAAGTGTTGTGAGCGACATTGTGCCCGTGACGGCGATACCGTAGGCGGCGCCGAGATTGTCGGAGCTTTTGAAGCCGAGCACCAACGCCAGGACCATGACAAGGAGGAAGAAATTAGCCTTGGGCACGAAGATTTGGCCGAACTCCTCGGCCGAAGTGTGGCGGATGAATAGGCGCGGCAAATAGCCGAGCTGCACTGCCTGACGCGTCATTGAAAATGCGCCGGAGATCACGGCCTGCGATGCAATCACCGTTGCCGCAGAGGACAAGACCACAAGCGGAAAGAGCGCCCATCCCGGCGCTAAGCGATAGAACGGATTGTCGAGTGCCAGTGGATTGCGCAGCAGCAACGCGCCCTGCCCGAAATAATTCAGAAGTAGGCTCGGAAACACGATCCAGAACCATGTCTTCCGAATCGGTCCGCGCCCGAAATGCCCCATATCAGCATAGAGCGCTTCGGCGCCAGTCACCGCGAGAACGACCGCGCCGAGCAGCACGAATCCCTGCCAGGGGTTGGAAAACAACAGGCGGACGCCGTAGATCGGATTGAGCGCGAGCAATATCTCGGGCTGGTCCGAAACCTCCACGACACCGAGTGCCGCGATGGAACCGAACCAGAGCGCCATTACCGGCCCAAACAGTCTCCCCACGCTCGCCGTCCCCCGCCTCTGGACGACGAAGAGGACGACAAGGAGGAGCACGGTAATCGGGATTACGTAGGGATCGAATAACGGCGTCGCGATCTTGAGGCCCTCGACCGCGGACAGCACGGAAATCGCGGGTGTGATCACGCCGTCGCCGTAAAAGAGCGATGCCCCCACGAGACCTGCGGCGAGGATCAGGCGATGGCGCCGACCACGGCGGCTCGCGCTGCGGAGAGCCAGGGCTGTCAATGCCAAAATTCCACCTTCGCCCCGGTTGTCTGCGCGCATGATCACGACGACGTACTTGATCGCCACAACCACGAACAGCGCCCACGCGATCAGCGAAAGCACGCCGAGCACGGTCGTCTCGTCGACGGGCACGTTGTCGAAACATTGTTTGACGGTATAGAGCGGCGACGTGCCGATATCGCCGTAAACGACCCCGAGCGCCGCAACGATCAATGCCTGCTTCGGCTTGTGTTCGACCCGGGATCCGCCTACCGCCCTCGCTTGCGTCATGCGGTCCTACTGGCCTGGGAAAGAGGGACAGTGTGTATCGCTTTTCTTGTTGCAGCGCAATGAGGCGGCGGCGAGAGCCGTCGGTGCTATTGATGGGGTCACCCGGTCAGGATCCTCCGCAAGGCAATCCGTTCGAGACCGAAGCAGCCGTAAGAGCCAAACCGGCCGATGCGAGAGGGGGAAGCGAAGCG carries:
- a CDS encoding tetratricopeptide repeat protein; this translates as MNRKERRRAVRQKPSAPVPPPGASAAPGGTGHILQQGIELLQAGRVSEAEALYRRVLAIDPKEPDATHLLGLIAHQKGQNETAIELIGKAIALDGRVAAYHANLGEAYRALGQMDDAIRSHRRALELRPDLASAHYGLGTALLEKGSYEEAATELKRVAVFDPQDAEAHLSLGIALSRLGRLDEAISFLDRAVKLRAQLGEAHLNLGVVLHAKGDLRGGYTALARAVELMPDLAEAHYRIARVLVALEYFAEAISAFREAVRLQPQSLHIQLELAEALRLYRHIPESIEIYERLSKFHPALSDPLNGIGLGLLEQGDFEGARRMFDRALALDPSSADIHFNIGFSYQLQGRFEEARGWHERTLALQPDHAVAHYNLVKSRKGEASEEQRREIEKVLRLSTLSARQRAALNFALANVDDELGDYDAAFAAYKEANDLKKATMLYDPEEYTAYVDRVIATFTPELLAEKSAFGSASKLPVFIVGMPRSGTSLVEQIAASHPQVHGAGELDDLRRIAQTLSANLGTSAAYPEVARRLDRTATHAAAEAYIAELRKHSPTAERITDKLPQNFPRIGLIHVLFPKARIVHCARDPLDTCVSCYFQEFAHGQPYAYDLAHLGRHYRDYLRLMAHWHKVLPGRILDIPYEALIADQEAWSRKLISYLDLPWDDRCLAFYEKERLVRTASFWQVRQPIYASSIGRWRRYAKHLAPLFDGLGIAQPSD
- a CDS encoding sulfotransferase: MEASEISTNYETAKALHRAGRLAEAEALYRVILAAEPTHPDTLHMMGVLALQSGQASAALLPLERAVALHSQNPAFHTTLGQARLHLGQLEAALGSFRTATELQVDFVAAYSLAGLVLRQMGRNDEARVALEKALALEPNLVAALFHLGAILDEQGNRTGAIDCYRRALALAPDFAEAELNLGICLAQVDDVAEALPHLERAAVLRPDLADAHGALGNALLESGQGERAIAAYRRALEIEPKSALVLFNLGNAFRAEGRFEAALMTYREALASDPRLSQAAINAGGVFDDLHRYAEAEQCYRQALAIDPNAALAHAGLSLVQRAQGATGEALSEAERSVALDAQLPETHTAVGLCQQTLGKFDAAAAAFRRALAIDPLQPAALVQLAVMRGVELSEAERTQIERALTKPKLRLKDKASLHFAMGTVADGRGAYDEAFGHYAKANAIKAGMHHYDPIQIERHVDALIETFDRAFFEVRRDFGVPSEQPIFVLGMPRSGTTLVEQILASHPGVHGGGELSAADQWITGLDLLPTIREARMEYPKSTRILDRSAAERLAGRYLDEIGREAGAALRITDKLPANFLRIGLIALLLPRARIIHCMRDPLDTCLSCYFQNFAEPMPFTNTLDRLGRYYRAYERLMAHWRSVLPQRMLEVSYEELVAEPDRWCRQILAHCALPWDEGVLRFFATDRSIRTASVWQVRQPIYLSSVGRWKHYRDHLAPLLNALGRDANAESGPNAAA
- a CDS encoding S1C family serine protease; the protein is MAILGMVLVGLSACDEPTTKPDGAKTEPAVTLAYPYPVPQGVAFADYREVAERNAWVYVRVRVYSDAPEDVGTERGAPPASTALSFASGIIADRRGYVVTAAHVANSTKYKAEVILLDGRRYLGRVVAVERSRELGLIKIEPFDGMQVAHFADGEELPTGEPALTIGTPAHHGGIVIVGTVLRHLKTRISYNDYGYDNAIALAMRIESGDSGGPVLDRNGQVVGMIASNYSADIGLAVPSEDIRSFIRAHTGG
- a CDS encoding pirin family protein, whose product is MIEIRPFAKLGRFENDWLRARYHFSFAEYFDPSRVSFGALRVWNDDRISPQNGFPPHGHRDMEIITYIRRGAVTHEDHLGNRGRTEAGDVQVMSAGTGIVHAEYNLETEPTELFQIWIEPAQRGLAPRWGTRQFPNDGREGKFMVLASGRSEHAGTGALPINQDASLLGATVATGKTLEYRLERGRRAYLVAPRGRLSVNGVEAAARDGIAVHDEERIEVKAFEESEVVLVDVP
- a CDS encoding class III extradiol ring-cleavage dioxygenase; the protein is MTAFPSVFVSHGAPTLALTPCPARDFLSGLGKDLGRPTAILCVSAHWELPGPTVSAAVEPETIHDFYGFPEPLYNLRYPAAGAPALAERVGGLLEHAGFDCASDPTRGLDHGAWVPLLLMYPNADIPVAQFAVNMPLGPAHHFAIGHALEPLRREGVLVLGSGGATHNLREFGAYPIDANPLSHVEAFDAWLKATTEAGNTESLIEYRRTAPHARRIHPREEHFLPFFVALGAGGLQAKGRQIHSSFTYSVLSMAAFAFD